Part of the Aquimarina sp. MAR_2010_214 genome is shown below.
TTTGGCAAAGAATACCCTAATGTGATGTTATTAATTCTAAAAAAATCTCCCGATTCTAAATAATAATTAGAAGACAGTGGTACATCATTAGAAGCAATTGGAGTAGTGTTACTCGGTCTACCAGAAGTCCATCTATTGTTAAATACAGATTCTTCTATATTTTCATTTCCGAACCGTTGTGCTTTTTTCCCGTTATAGACTTTGTTACCTAAATTACCAAAAGTATCTACAGAAAAGTCAAAGTTTTTATATTCAACTCCTAGATTAAGTCCAAAGAAAAATTTTGGAATATAAGATCCAAAGAATTTTCTGTCTCCTTCGTCGGTAATACCATTATTATTTACATCTTCATATACTAATTCTCCTCTGTCATCAATACCAATTGCATTATACAAGAAGAAACTTCCTAAAGGTTGTCCTACAGCTACTTTTTTGGTATACTGCCCATTATCAATATTTCCTCCTTGTTGTTCATTAAAAAACGGGCTGGTTACTTTGGTAAGTTCATTCTCATTAAAGGAGAAACTTCCTCCCAAATTATACTTTACCGCTCCTATAGTATCTGCCCAGTTTAATGTTACTTCTGCTCCTTTATTTACAATTTCTCCTACATGAGAATTAAAAGGATCAAAACCAAAAACATCTGGAAGTTGTACTTCTAAAGTAGCATTGGTATTGGTTCTTTGATAGTAATCTAGCTCTCCACTTAATTTATGATTTAAAAGAGCAAATTCTAACCCTACGTCAAATTCATTTGTTCTCTCCCAGGTCAGGTCTTCATTGATGGTACCTGTAACTGTAATCCCTTGCTGTAGCTCCTGATTAGGTCCGAAAGGGAAAAACCCGCCACTACCTGTTGTTGCGGTTACTACATTAAAAGGTACATTTTGATTACCCAACTCCCCATAACTTGCTCTAAGTTTTAGTTTATCAAACCATCCATCTTGCATAAAATCTTCTTTGGTCAATACCCAACCTACACTTACTGCATAAAAATTACCAAATCTTTTTCCGGGTTGAAATTTACTTGAGCCATCTCTTCTAAAAGAAGCATTAAATAAGTATTTATTATCATAATCATAATTTACTCTGGCTATATATGAATAAGCTGTTTTAAATATACTTCTATCATCATTTGGTTCTCCTGGATTACCAAATCCTCCATCAGATTCTTGTCTATTATCTTCATCTCCAGAATGCAAATTATATCTAAGATGATTATTTGGTACATTTACCCTTGAGCCTACTAAACGTTCGTTTCCTGATTTTTCAGAGGTAATTCCTAAAGTCGCTTTAACTGTATGAGATTCACCAAATGTTTTATTGAAGGTGAAATAATTATCTAAAAACCACCTATAGTTATTGGTATATGTAACGATCAATCTGGTTTTTGCAGGGTTTTCTATCCCTCCTTCAAAATTACTTTCAAGATTTGCAGGATTATTAGCAAGAAATAATCCTAATCTATCTTCGAACTTGTAAAATCTTCCGGATTCCGTTTCGATAGAAAAACGAGATGTAAATGTTAATGGATCTATTATTTTATAGTCTAGTTTAAATGCTCCTTGCAGTTTAAAGAATTTTTGCTTTTCGTCTTGAAAAAATAAATCTTTTACGGGATTAGATACATTATTATATGCTACTGATGACCCAAACCGTCCTTCTTCATCTCTTATAGGCACAATAGGGGATTGTTTATAAGCATTCGTGAATGCATTAAATCCTTTTGGAGTTACATTAGCCAATTGTGCATTTACATTATGAGAAAAATTTAATTTTTCGCTGATCTTATAATCAACATTACTACGTAATGTAAGTCTATCAAAGTTGTTACCTATTAATATCCCTTCTTCTTTATTAAAGCCTGCACTAAAAAAAGAATGAATTTTTTCTGACCCTCCTGATACCGATAGGTTGTAGTTAGATATACGACCTGTTCTTGTTATTGCGTCCAGCCAATTTGTATTATATTTTTGATTGGAGAAGAAAAAATCATTGGTATCATTATCATTATTTGGATCATCATCGTTTCTTAAATCTCTCAGGACTGCCTCGTTATTATACGTCACAAAAGATCCAGCATCTGCCAGTTTAACTCTACTTAATATATCTCGATACCCTGTATAGGAATCAAAAGAAATTTCCATCTTTCCGGTTTTTCCCCTTTTAGTAGTAATTATAATAACTCCATTAGCTCCTCTGTTTCCATAAATAGCCAGGGATGCAGCATCTTTTAAGATATTCATAGTAAGAATATCTAGTGTATTGATGTTATTAATATTATTAGTCAATACACCATCAACTACATATAATGGTTCTCTACCACCTTGAATAGTTCCTAACCCTCTAATAATAACTGTTGAAGCTTGCCCGGGTGCATCTGAAGCAATTACTTGCACACCTGCAGCTTTTCCTTGTAGTGCCTGAGAAGCGTTAATAATTGGTTCTCTGGATAATTCGCCTCCCTTAACAGTAGTTACTGCACTTGTAAGAATAGATTTTCTTTGTGTTCCATATCCTACAACTACCACCTGTTCTAGTTCTGAAGCGTTAGACTCCATGTATATAGTATAGTCAATACTTTTTGTTATTACGATTTCTTTGGTTTTAAAACCTAAATAACTTACCACAAGAGTATCTCCTATTTGAGTATTTATTGTGAATCTTCCATCAAAATCTGTTAATGCCCCTTTGGATGTTCCTTTTACTAAAACATTACATCCTGGTAGTGGCATATTGTTATCAGAATATATTGTTCCGGTAATAGTTTGCTGTGCCATTACACTATTATAGATCAACAGTAAGCAAATGAGAATTTGATTTTTCATCTAAAAATTAATTATTTGTTAACACTAGGTTAAAATTACTTATTGCCGTTGTAAAAAATTTTGTAGTATTAATAAATTCTTACATCATCAAACATAAACATCTCTTTTTCATTTATTTACAAAACAAAATACATCAATATTTTAACATATTGATGTATTTAAGATGTAATTATTTTTAGAAAATAAATGACGTATTTAGAGTTTCATTAAGAAACTTGATAGGCTATCTTTAGCATTAAGCTCTAGTTTTTTTCTTAATCGATAGCGTTGTAACTCTACACCTCTTACACTTATCCCTAATAATGGAGCTATATCTTTAGTAATTAATCCTATTTTAATATAGGCACAAAGTTTAAGATCTTTGGTGGTTAGTTTTGGAAATTTTGATATTAATGATTTGAAGAAATCCTCATGTAATTCATTGAAATTAGATTCAAAAATTTTCCAATTATCATTACTGCTAATATGCTTTTTAGACGTGTCTAGTAGTCGTTTAGTCCTATACTCATTTGTAGAAAACCTTTTTAACCTATTAAGTTCATTTCTTAACTCTATAATCATTTCATTTTTGTTCGTGACTGATAAAGTAGAATTAGTAAGCTCTCGTTTTTTATTTCTTATTTCCTTTTCGAGGTTTCTCTTTTCAATTTCATTTATTTTCTTTTGCGTCTCTCGCATGTAATCTTCTTGAAGTGCCAATTGTTGTTTTCTTATCTTTACTTTATTGATTTTATAAATCATAAATAGTAACCCCATTGCCAGAAGTGAGTACAAAAATTTCATAACATTAGACAAGTACCAAGGAGGTAGTACCTTTAAACCTATCTGTTTTATTGAATTTTCTCCCTTTTGATTATTATTTTCTAATGCTAATGTATAATTTCCATAAGGAAGATTTTGTAGGATCAACTTCCCTTCTTTAACAAAATCCTTTTGATCTACTTCTCCTGATAACGTATAGCTAAAATCATTTCCATAAGATTTTGGCATGTATATTTCAAATGCTAAATATTTAGCATCTTCAAACGGTATATGAATAAGTGTATCATGTATTGAGAATTGTTTTTTTCTAGAATATATTTTATCTATTACCGGAGTCTGTGAAATCTTTTTATCATTTCGTAACGCATTTATATTATACATTGCAAAACCATCATTAAGATTAATCATCCTTAAAGAATCATTTTTGAATATAATTTTTTCATATTTTGCAACAAGACGTTGCTTAATGCCAGCAACATTAATTTTATAGATTTCCTTATAGTTACTATCTGTAAGGGTTAATGTATTTTCACTTTTTCTATCTATAAACCAAGCTTCATTTTTTTCTTTGTCGATCAGTACCTTATCATCAAAATCTTTAAACTTCTTAAAGCTACCAATACTGTCTTTTTGTTGAAAATACTGAAACCATTTTCCTGAATTATAAAATACTATATCAGAATCAATCTTAAAGATATTGGTCTGGTATTGTTTGAAATTCTTATTCTCCCCATAGGGAGTAACTTTTATTGCTTTGGTATAATCTTCATTCAGTTCTATTCTAAAAACTCCTTTATATGAATGTGTAACCCAAATCACTTTATCAGATTCAAAAACAATAGTATTCATCAAAAAAGAAAGATTTTCAATTACATTAGAATACCAATCGTTTCCATCCTTTCTTAAGAGATTAATTCCGTAATACGTTCCTTGTAAATACCAATTTGATTGTCCTGGTACTTTTACAGTACAATAGACTCCTCCTGATGTTAATTTTCGGGATAATTTATTATCCTCGATCAGAAAGCTACCATCATTGTGTCCTGCAATAATTTGGTTTTCTATAATACTTAAATCCCACACCTGTCCTTCCGATCCTTCGATAAATTGTAATTTTTTATCATTAGAATAGGTATAAATTCCGGTATTACTCGCCAGGTAATATTTTTCATTTAAAAAGGCAACATCATATACTGTTCCTATGGTTCCTGTAAAATCTTTATAATACAAAAAAGGTGTTTTGAAATCAATCCTACCAAGCCCATTATCCAAAGCTGCCCAAAGATTCCCTTCATGAACTTTTAGTCCCAAAACTGTATTGTTTTGCAAACCCGATTCCTTATTAATATATTGAAGTGTTTTTCTGTTTAGATTATAAATTATAATCCCATTCTTAATTGTTCCTAAAGCCACATGATCTTCATCTAAAAAAACAGCTTTGTTAAGTACGTGAGTATTTAAAAATAAATTGACTTCTTCAGGCAGTGGTGACAACCTATTAGTATCGTAAATAAATCCCCCTTCATTCAAATCAAAAAAGAATAATTTATCTGAAATTACTGCAAGATTATTTACTGAGTTAATAGTATATGTATTCTCTGAAAATTCAAAAGATATTAACTCCTTTTCTTTTAATTCCTGAATTCCTTTATTTCTATTGGCAACTATTAATCTGCCTTTATAGATAGCAATATCATACACTCCCAAACTATCTTCTACATATTCAATTTGGTTGCCATCATAGATATAAACTCCTCCTGCAAAGGATTCAAAAATAATACGGTCTTTATACTCAATTATCTTCCAAAATTGTTCGTTCTTAAATTGGTGATTGACATCAAAAGAAGGAACTAGTGAGGTATACTTATAATTCCCGAAAATATCTTTTTCCCAAAATCCAAATTCTTCATAAGAGCCCGTATAAATCCTATTTCTCACACATAAAACTGACCTAACAATTGTTTTGTTTGGTAATTCAAATAATTCCCAGGATTGCCCATTATATCGTAGTAAACCTTTATTGTTAGCTACATAAACAACTCCATTAGAATCAATATCAATGCCCCAATTTTGGTTATCGGCTTTATAGTTGGCTATAGTATAGTTCTCTATTTCAGGGTGAAATGTTTGACTAAAAGAAATACTATATACTACAATAAAAAAAGTACGGAGTAACAATTTTTTCATATGAATTGTCGGCATTAATTAGCTAACATATGAATTGATTTTCAATAATTAACAATTATTTTGTAAGAATTAAAACATAGAAAACCTGGAGCCTTAGTCATTTCTAACTACTACCCCAGGCAACTACTCCCCCGAACCTATCTACATTTAATGCTTTATATAGAGATATCTATACCTTATTTTGTACCTACTATTTCAATTCTAATATTGCTCTTTCGATCACCTCATCCTTTGCAGTATCTTCCAAATTAAGTACTACAGGAATATCGGGTTCAACACCATCATCCAGATGTTTCCCCTGGGCATCGATAAATTCACTTGTAGACAGGCTCCAATACCACCCGTTTGCCAAATATCCATCGGCTACAGATCCACTTCCTCCTCCTGTTCTTTGTCCTATAGTTTTTATACTTTCTACCGGGTCTACAGAATACAAGAATGTAGTAGATGCACTATATACATTTCTATCGGTAAGTATCATCACAGGCTTCAAGTACTTGTTTGCACTGCCTGATGGTTGAAGAGTAATATGGCTATCCGAAAAATCCTTTGGTCCTGAACCTATTTTAAATCTTTCAAAACCTGAATAAATAGGTTTATCTGTAAAATAAGATGCAAATTTGGTTGCCAAAGCCGGATCACCTCCGGTATTAGCACGCATATCAAAAATAAGGCCTTTAGTATCTTTTAAATCCAAAAATATTCGCTCAATTTCATCATCAGAAATCTCAACATTCCATGAAGGAATCCATAGATATCCAACTTTTCTATCTTGTGGCAAAGTACCCCATACAGCTCTAAACCCCTGTCCTCCTGCTAATGTCTTTATTTCAGAATTAACTGTAGTACCGATATAATTATTCACTAAGATCGCTGCGTCTATTCCTGCCGGATATCCTTCTTCAAGATCAAAACTAACAGACATACCATTTGGATTACTCTGGTCTTCAATAAGGCTAGAATGCCCATCTCTTAAGCTTTTGGTAACCTCGCCTAGAATTTCAAAAAATTCTTTTTTAGTTGTAGCATTATTAACCTTTCCTCTAAGGTTATTTCTTAATGTATTTATGTTTACATTCTTAAATTCTAGCATAGCATATTTTTCCTGTACCAGAGTCATATACTCATCAAATACGGCAAGTGCATCTGTTTCTGGATTTGATTCCATCAACGCCTTCTCACAAGAACTGAACACAGCCAAAAACAGAAGCAAGCATATTTTTATTTTTAGATATTTCATTACAATGTTTTATTAAAAATTTAATTAAATCTATTCCTCTTACTTGGTACGCTTAAAAATATTATATCGAATAGAGAGTGAATGTGTACCATAGGTCACCGGGTAATTTTTTACTTCAGAAAACTTTCTTAGATGCCATTTATATGCCACAGAAAACCGGTTTGATAATTGATATCGTATGCTCGTTCTTACCTGGAAATGCCTGGGTATCGTTCTTAATTCGTAGTATTTAAAAGCAAAAGGGCTGTTAATTTTATCATTTTGATAATCAAAATTTCCATTTTCAAGAACATTTTGTGGTGCAGAAAAAGCAAATCCTGTGCTCTCTTTGAAATAAGAAACTAATCCTAAATCTACTCCAAATCGAAGCTTTTTATAGTCATAAATACCCGAAGCCCACAATGTGCTTCCTGTAACATCATACCCGCTATTATTACCCAAACCATCAAATTTCTTTGTGTAAAGATCTAATACATCCCATGTGGCACCAACAAACAAATTTTCTTTAATGCGATGAAGATATTTTGCTTGTAGCATAGAGTTATATGTACTCACTTTCTGATCATGGGTCGCAGCTTTTTCGGTTGTTATTATTGCTTGCAGATTAACTCCCCAGATTGTTTTTTCGTTTTCTTTCTGATATCCTAGCCCAAACACACTACCAAATCCATTATATCTTACATTTGAATATTTTACATCCTGAAAGGAAGAAAAGCCACCGCCGGCATCAACATAAAAAGATGATGTTTTTTGTGCATGAAGTTGTACTAGACTAACTACAAAAAAGAGCAAAATTAAATAGGTTTTTTTCATGTTTTCATTTTTATGAATTAATTCACTATTGTATTGCTCGTTTAAAAATGAAACGTGTAATAAATATTCCGTTACTATCTCCTTCACCTGCGTCACTTTCTACTGCACTGGTTACAAAAACAAGATCCCAACCTTCTGCTAGCATTGTGGTTATCTTTGATGAAATCACTGCATCATTTGCTGCAATATTTTGAAAACGAATCCCTACCAAGTTGTAAAAGTTTAAAAGTTTGGTCTCCTCAAAATCCTTAACACGAATTGCTTTTCTTTTTGATTTATTACGTGTATTATCATCTTCTGTTTGTGTGGAGGTGAACTCCTTATAATCTCTTTCTGCATTTGCTGAAATAAGTCTTGAACGTCCTAAACCACTTGGAACTATAGATTCTACACTTGTAATAACTTTTACTTCATATTTTGGAGTTGAAGTTTGCGCAGTACTCGTTACGATTGATGTGATAATAAATGCGCTTAATAAAATTACTTTCTTCATTTTTCTTACTTTTTTATTATTTACTATTAATTTCAGTGTTCTTCCTTCTTACAAAACAGTAAACTTCTAGAACATCCTATTTTTTACTGTCTAAATATTATTTTACTTCTTTTATCAATTGTTTCGCTTTCTCTAAAACAGCATCTTTTCCATTGTTAAACTCTTTGATTGTTGGATATACCTCATAATGTGGCATGGTACCACTTCCTTCTGGAAATAATCTCTTATCAACGTCTTGCTCATTAATCACGATGAAGATGGAAAAGATCAGTTTAGAATTGGGTAGATTATAAAACAGTGGGATAGATCCTGTATGCCTGTAATATCCTCCTCCAGTTTCTTCTCCTATAAAAATGGCATTACTTTTATCTCTCACGAGTGCACTAAACAGACCTCCTCCAGAAAAAACTCTACCACTCGTCAAGACAAATACATTTCCTTTAAACTTATTTTTTGCCGGATCACGATGAATAACTTTATCTTCTCTCCAATAATACGCTCCATCATCTCCTTTTATCATTTCTTCTTTCACCATCTTTTTCATAGTTTTCTGGATAGTCTCTGGGGTACTGTCCGAATCCAACTCCATCATATCATACCATTGCGATAG
Proteins encoded:
- a CDS encoding S41 family peptidase, coding for MAFGPQEKFTIAYLHNSDKESCTVELPGIPKFELESTITESHYEKPYYLEYLDSSTVLLTVNTFSTETRKNQKIFFKFLKNSFSEISKKGVKNLILDIRENTGGDDGNDMELASYLIDTHFKENKYRKLGTIDNVPPYPQYLLSQWYDMMELDSDSTPETIQKTMKKMVKEEMIKGDDGAYYWREDKVIHRDPAKNKFKGNVFVLTSGRVFSGGGLFSALVRDKSNAIFIGEETGGGYYRHTGSIPLFYNLPNSKLIFSIFIVINEQDVDKRLFPEGSGTMPHYEVYPTIKEFNNGKDAVLEKAKQLIKEVK
- a CDS encoding S41 family peptidase, whose translation is MKYLKIKICLLLFLAVFSSCEKALMESNPETDALAVFDEYMTLVQEKYAMLEFKNVNINTLRNNLRGKVNNATTKKEFFEILGEVTKSLRDGHSSLIEDQSNPNGMSVSFDLEEGYPAGIDAAILVNNYIGTTVNSEIKTLAGGQGFRAVWGTLPQDRKVGYLWIPSWNVEISDDEIERIFLDLKDTKGLIFDMRANTGGDPALATKFASYFTDKPIYSGFERFKIGSGPKDFSDSHITLQPSGSANKYLKPVMILTDRNVYSASTTFLYSVDPVESIKTIGQRTGGGSGSVADGYLANGWYWSLSTSEFIDAQGKHLDDGVEPDIPVVLNLEDTAKDEVIERAILELK
- a CDS encoding TonB-dependent receptor, yielding MKNQILICLLLIYNSVMAQQTITGTIYSDNNMPLPGCNVLVKGTSKGALTDFDGRFTINTQIGDTLVVSYLGFKTKEIVITKSIDYTIYMESNASELEQVVVVGYGTQRKSILTSAVTTVKGGELSREPIINASQALQGKAAGVQVIASDAPGQASTVIIRGLGTIQGGREPLYVVDGVLTNNINNINTLDILTMNILKDAASLAIYGNRGANGVIIITTKRGKTGKMEISFDSYTGYRDILSRVKLADAGSFVTYNNEAVLRDLRNDDDPNNDNDTNDFFFSNQKYNTNWLDAITRTGRISNYNLSVSGGSEKIHSFFSAGFNKEEGILIGNNFDRLTLRSNVDYKISEKLNFSHNVNAQLANVTPKGFNAFTNAYKQSPIVPIRDEEGRFGSSVAYNNVSNPVKDLFFQDEKQKFFKLQGAFKLDYKIIDPLTFTSRFSIETESGRFYKFEDRLGLFLANNPANLESNFEGGIENPAKTRLIVTYTNNYRWFLDNYFTFNKTFGESHTVKATLGITSEKSGNERLVGSRVNVPNNHLRYNLHSGDEDNRQESDGGFGNPGEPNDDRSIFKTAYSYIARVNYDYDNKYLFNASFRRDGSSKFQPGKRFGNFYAVSVGWVLTKEDFMQDGWFDKLKLRASYGELGNQNVPFNVVTATTGSGGFFPFGPNQELQQGITVTGTINEDLTWERTNEFDVGLEFALLNHKLSGELDYYQRTNTNATLEVQLPDVFGFDPFNSHVGEIVNKGAEVTLNWADTIGAVKYNLGGSFSFNENELTKVTSPFFNEQQGGNIDNGQYTKKVAVGQPLGSFFLYNAIGIDDRGELVYEDVNNNGITDEGDRKFFGSYIPKFFFGLNLGVEYKNFDFSVDTFGNLGNKVYNGKKAQRFGNENIEESVFNNRWTSGRPSNTTPIASNDVPLSSNYYLESGDFFRINNITLGYSLPKDVISIFSKVRIYASAKNPFIFKRFSGYTPELPGDPLRTAGIELNAYPTLRSFYFGINTSF